A single region of the Prochlorococcus marinus str. MIT 0917 genome encodes:
- the rpsS gene encoding 30S ribosomal protein S19, producing the protein MGRSLKKGPFISDSLLRKIEKQNSNEDKAVIKTWSRASTILPMMIGHTIAVHNGKSHIPVFITEQMVGHKLGEFAPTRTYRGHIRDKKGAR; encoded by the coding sequence ATGGGACGTTCACTAAAAAAAGGGCCATTTATTTCAGACAGTTTGCTTCGTAAAATCGAAAAGCAAAACTCTAATGAAGATAAAGCTGTCATCAAAACATGGTCTAGAGCCTCAACAATTCTGCCAATGATGATTGGCCATACAATTGCTGTTCACAATGGAAAGAGTCACATACCTGTTTTCATAACTGAGCAAATGGTTGGACACAAGTTAGGAGAGTTTGCACCAACTCGAACCTACAGAGGCCACATCAGAGATAAAAAAGGAGCACGCTAA
- the rplB gene encoding 50S ribosomal protein L2 — MAIRSFKPYTPGTRTRVVTDFSEVTSNKPERSLVVSKHRKKGRNNRGVITCRHRGGGHKRLYRIVDFRRNKYGISAKVAAIHYDPHRNARLALLFYSDGEKRYILAPADITVGQEVISGPDAPIETGNALPLSSMPLGSSVHCVELYPGRGGQMVRTAGASAQVMAKEGDYVALKLPSTEVRLVRKECYATLGEVGNSEIRNTSLGKAGRRRWLGRRPQVRGSVMNPCDHPHGGGEGKAPVGRAGPVTPWGKAALGLKTRKKNKPSNKYVLRKRRKVSKRSRGGRDS, encoded by the coding sequence ATGGCCATAAGAAGTTTCAAACCTTACACACCTGGTACTCGTACAAGAGTAGTAACTGACTTTAGTGAAGTTACATCCAATAAACCTGAGCGCTCACTTGTCGTATCTAAGCATCGAAAGAAAGGTCGCAATAACAGAGGTGTAATTACTTGTCGACATAGAGGAGGAGGGCATAAAAGGTTGTATAGGATTGTTGATTTTCGTAGAAATAAGTATGGTATTTCAGCCAAAGTTGCGGCAATTCATTATGACCCGCATCGGAATGCAAGACTTGCTCTACTCTTTTACTCTGATGGTGAAAAGAGATACATACTTGCACCTGCGGACATAACAGTTGGGCAAGAAGTTATTTCAGGTCCAGATGCACCAATTGAAACTGGTAATGCTTTACCACTTTCTTCAATGCCTTTAGGTTCGAGTGTTCATTGTGTTGAACTTTATCCAGGTAGAGGCGGACAGATGGTCCGTACAGCTGGAGCTAGCGCTCAAGTCATGGCTAAAGAAGGAGATTACGTCGCGTTGAAATTACCTTCAACTGAGGTTCGTTTAGTCAGGAAGGAATGCTACGCCACTCTTGGAGAGGTTGGTAACTCTGAGATTAGAAATACAAGCCTTGGAAAAGCTGGAAGAAGAAGATGGCTTGGTAGACGACCTCAAGTTAGAGGAAGTGTCATGAATCCATGTGATCACCCTCATGGAGGAGGAGAAGGGAAAGCACCTGTTGGACGTGCTGGCCCAGTGACACCATGGGGTAAAGCTGCTCTTGGTTTGAAAACCAGGAAGAAAAATAAGCCCAGCAATAAGTACGTTCTTCGAAAACGACGCAAGGTATCTAAACGGAGTAGAGGAGGTCGAGATTCATGA
- a CDS encoding 50S ribosomal protein L23 has translation MTKFFDKRITEVIKRPLITEKATKALDLNQYTFEVDPRAAKPDIKAAVEKMFDVKVLGISTMNPPRKSRRVGRFSGKRPQVKKAVVRLAEGNSIQLFPESEEA, from the coding sequence ATGACTAAATTTTTTGATAAACGAATTACTGAAGTAATTAAGCGTCCTTTGATAACTGAGAAGGCGACAAAAGCTTTGGACTTAAATCAGTACACTTTTGAAGTTGATCCAAGAGCAGCTAAGCCTGATATAAAGGCTGCTGTAGAAAAAATGTTTGATGTCAAGGTTCTTGGTATAAGTACTATGAATCCCCCAAGAAAAAGTAGGAGAGTCGGTAGGTTCTCTGGAAAGAGGCCTCAAGTGAAGAAGGCTGTGGTTCGCCTAGCTGAAGGCAATTCCATACAGTTGTTCCCAGAATCAGAGGAGGCTTAA
- the rplD gene encoding 50S ribosomal protein L4 produces MANCTVLDWQGKEAGQSSIDLKTAKDSSAADLLHRAVLRQQAHSRQGTASTLTRSEVRGGGRKPYKQKGTGRARQGSIRTPLRPGGGIIFGPKPRKYNLEMNRKERRLALRTALMSRISDAKIIKDFGSKLEVPKTSEILAVLKRVGIDSEGKILIILNKPSEIIKRSIRNLEKIKLISADQLNVFDLLNANSLVIGEDALSTIKEVYGND; encoded by the coding sequence ATGGCTAACTGTACTGTTCTTGATTGGCAAGGCAAAGAGGCTGGACAATCATCAATTGATTTGAAAACTGCCAAGGATTCCTCAGCAGCAGATTTATTACATCGTGCTGTTTTGCGTCAACAGGCACACAGCCGTCAAGGGACTGCAAGCACTTTGACTAGGTCTGAGGTTCGAGGAGGCGGGCGAAAACCCTACAAACAAAAGGGTACTGGTAGAGCAAGGCAAGGCTCAATTAGAACTCCCCTACGCCCAGGAGGTGGAATTATTTTTGGCCCTAAGCCTCGCAAATACAACTTGGAGATGAATAGGAAGGAACGAAGACTAGCTCTTCGTACTGCACTAATGAGTAGAATTTCAGACGCAAAAATAATTAAAGACTTCGGTTCCAAGCTAGAGGTTCCTAAAACAAGTGAAATTCTTGCTGTCCTAAAGAGAGTAGGAATTGATTCTGAAGGGAAAATTCTTATTATTCTCAATAAACCATCAGAAATTATAAAGCGATCAATTAGAAACTTAGAAAAAATTAAGCTTATCTCTGCTGATCAATTAAATGTGTTTGACCTTCTCAATGCCAACTCATTGGTAATAGGTGAAGATGCATTATCAACCATTAAGGAGGTCTACGGTAATGACTAA
- the rplC gene encoding 50S ribosomal protein L3: MSLGILGKKLGMSQLFDDQGRAVPVTLIEAGPCRITQLKSADTDGYASVQIGFQLIREKLINKPSKGHLAKSGDDLLRHLREYRVENSSEFKLGAAITVDDFEKGQKVDVSGDTMGRGFAGYQKRHGFSRGPMSHGSKNHRLPGSTGAGTTPGRVYPGKRMAGRMGGKKVTTRGLEILKIDTNHNLLVVKGSVPGKPGSLLNIRPAKRVGVSTQQGGK; encoded by the coding sequence ATGTCTTTAGGAATCTTAGGTAAGAAGTTGGGAATGTCCCAACTCTTCGATGATCAAGGCAGAGCCGTTCCAGTCACTTTGATCGAAGCGGGTCCCTGTCGAATCACTCAATTAAAATCTGCTGATACGGATGGTTATGCTTCTGTACAGATAGGCTTTCAATTAATTCGTGAAAAACTTATTAATAAGCCTTCAAAAGGTCATCTGGCAAAATCAGGTGATGACCTTTTACGCCATCTTCGAGAATACCGAGTAGAAAATTCTAGTGAATTTAAACTCGGAGCTGCAATAACTGTCGATGATTTCGAAAAAGGTCAAAAAGTTGATGTTAGTGGAGACACTATGGGTAGAGGATTCGCAGGTTATCAAAAGCGACATGGCTTTAGCCGAGGGCCCATGAGTCATGGTTCAAAGAATCATAGATTGCCTGGTTCGACAGGAGCTGGAACAACCCCTGGGCGTGTTTATCCCGGGAAAAGGATGGCTGGTCGTATGGGCGGTAAAAAAGTCACTACAAGAGGCCTTGAAATTCTAAAGATTGATACAAATCACAATTTATTGGTAGTAAAAGGATCTGTTCCGGGGAAGCCTGGATCTCTTTTAAACATTAGACCTGCCAAAAGAGTTGGCGTATCTACCCAGCAAGGAGGTAAATGA
- a CDS encoding NAD(P)H-quinone oxidoreductase subunit N — protein MPLLLSGQTFRNDLESFGCLAILSPLEGGAETRLLRRLRASGYQTQITSARGLGDPVVFLTQLHGIRPPHLGHQNVGRNGALGEVQQVIPQLNELLVEDKTLVLWLLEGQVLSKSELLAINNLCQKDPRIKIVIEMGGARSITWQPLSEFINRD, from the coding sequence ATGCCTTTATTACTCTCTGGCCAGACATTTCGCAATGATCTTGAATCATTCGGCTGCCTTGCCATCCTTAGTCCGTTAGAAGGTGGAGCAGAAACTCGTTTACTTAGAAGGCTTAGAGCTAGTGGATATCAAACACAGATAACTTCCGCTAGAGGCTTAGGAGATCCAGTTGTCTTTCTTACCCAATTACATGGAATCAGACCACCACATTTGGGACATCAAAATGTTGGGAGAAATGGGGCTCTAGGGGAAGTTCAACAAGTTATTCCTCAATTAAATGAATTGTTAGTAGAAGATAAAACCTTGGTTCTGTGGTTATTAGAGGGGCAAGTCTTATCAAAGTCAGAACTATTAGCAATAAATAATCTCTGCCAAAAGGACCCTAGAATCAAAATTGTTATTGAGATGGGAGGGGCACGAAGTATTACCTGGCAACCATTAAGTGAATTCATCAATAGAGATTAG
- a CDS encoding LdpA C-terminal domain-containing domain — protein MITNNSIYNSEALKKGNWVKLICGASNQDLPSITDLCSIYGAAGVHCIDLAADEAVIHAARNAIDWVFDTYGKKPWLMISLSDGKDAHFRKAWFDPGLCPSNCLRPCQSICPAHAIENEGSVKANKCYGCGRCIDTCPLGIIQEKDRRLTLKDFAPLLTTIRPDAVEIHTAPGRGQAFEKTIKEILKVDLQLQRLSVSCGLEGYGINHEKLAEELWLRHKFLRIHNQKPLWQIDGRRMSGDLGAGAAKIAVKLWERIRPIAPPGPLQLAGGTNESTIKYLPEIKGPEGVAFGGKARKIIQPWLEEAQRKRISIRDWPEGWESALAEAKRLINPWLVRKSL, from the coding sequence GTGATTACTAACAATTCGATTTACAATTCTGAAGCTCTAAAGAAAGGTAACTGGGTAAAGTTAATTTGTGGCGCAAGTAATCAAGACTTGCCTTCAATAACTGATCTTTGCTCAATTTATGGGGCTGCAGGGGTGCATTGCATTGACCTGGCTGCCGACGAAGCTGTTATCCATGCAGCTCGCAATGCTATTGATTGGGTTTTCGACACTTATGGGAAAAAACCTTGGCTGATGATCAGCTTAAGTGATGGAAAAGATGCGCATTTTCGCAAAGCTTGGTTTGATCCAGGCCTATGTCCATCCAATTGCTTAAGACCCTGTCAAAGCATTTGTCCAGCTCACGCGATTGAAAACGAAGGTAGTGTAAAAGCTAATAAATGCTATGGATGTGGCCGGTGTATTGATACATGCCCATTAGGAATCATTCAAGAAAAGGATCGAAGATTAACTCTTAAAGATTTTGCTCCGTTGTTAACAACTATCAGACCAGATGCAGTAGAAATTCATACTGCTCCAGGAAGAGGCCAAGCATTTGAAAAAACAATTAAGGAAATTCTTAAAGTCGATCTGCAGCTACAACGATTATCTGTCAGCTGTGGTTTAGAAGGGTATGGAATAAACCATGAAAAATTAGCAGAAGAACTTTGGCTGCGACATAAATTCCTGAGAATTCATAATCAAAAACCTCTCTGGCAAATTGATGGGCGTCGAATGAGTGGAGATCTCGGAGCAGGTGCGGCCAAAATTGCAGTAAAACTATGGGAAAGAATACGCCCAATAGCTCCACCAGGCCCCTTACAGCTTGCTGGAGGGACTAATGAATCGACAATTAAGTACCTACCAGAGATTAAAGGGCCTGAAGGAGTTGCTTTTGGAGGGAAAGCGAGAAAGATAATCCAACCATGGCTAGAAGAGGCTCAACGAAAAAGAATTAGTATTAGAGATTGGCCTGAAGGCTGGGAGTCGGCTCTTGCAGAGGCAAAACGACTGATAAATCCTTGGCTTGTAAGAAAATCTTTATAA
- a CDS encoding HAD family hydrolase — protein sequence MIEKPLLVLDFDGVIVDGIKEYWSSSRQTCLNIISPKEKEIISFPSEIPQTFKAMRPWVNEGWEMVILAAECSNKTSQLNLKGLQNFSKNYQIECSLALEKWGWTPSQLQEALNQTRREAISNNFNQWLNFHQPFSLVTQRLKTLEKEGIEFAVLTTKSIEFTKKLLDCFDLQPKLVFGHESGSKVDVLKQLLQKRIIPGFIEDRRTTLEKVLEDPKLKSIPCYLASWGYLKPQDRNNLPSSIKLLNSDTLREPIRKWS from the coding sequence GTGATAGAAAAACCTCTACTTGTTCTTGATTTTGATGGTGTCATAGTTGACGGCATTAAGGAGTATTGGTCAAGTTCTCGTCAAACTTGTCTAAACATAATTTCTCCCAAAGAAAAAGAAATTATTTCTTTTCCTAGCGAGATTCCCCAAACTTTTAAAGCCATGAGACCCTGGGTTAATGAGGGTTGGGAAATGGTTATTCTGGCTGCTGAATGTTCAAATAAAACTAGTCAATTAAACTTAAAAGGTTTACAAAATTTCTCAAAAAATTACCAAATAGAATGCTCTTTAGCTCTTGAAAAATGGGGTTGGACACCTTCTCAATTACAAGAAGCTTTAAATCAAACAAGAAGAGAAGCAATATCAAATAATTTCAATCAATGGTTAAATTTTCATCAGCCTTTTTCTTTAGTCACTCAACGCCTCAAGACACTTGAGAAAGAAGGAATAGAGTTTGCTGTTTTAACAACAAAAAGCATTGAGTTCACAAAAAAACTTTTGGATTGTTTCGATCTTCAGCCAAAGCTTGTTTTCGGTCACGAATCAGGAAGTAAAGTCGATGTCTTAAAACAACTCTTACAAAAAAGAATCATTCCAGGGTTTATTGAAGATCGAAGAACTACCTTAGAAAAAGTCTTAGAAGATCCCAAGCTGAAATCTATCCCTTGTTACTTAGCAAGCTGGGGATACTTAAAACCTCAAGATAGAAATAATCTTCCTTCCAGTATTAAATTATTAAATTCAGATACTTTACGAGAACCAATCCGGAAGTGGTCTTGA
- the recA gene encoding recombinase RecA produces MSNEGKSLQSTESKKIDAKSGEKEKALSLVVGQIERNFGKGSIMRLGDASKMRVETISTGALTLDLALGGGYPKGRVIEVYGPESSGKTTLTLHAIAEIQRNGGVAAFVDAEHALDPVYAASLGVDVENLLVSQPDTGEMALEIVDQLIRSAAVDLVVVDSVAALTPRSEIEGEMGDHSVGAQARLMSQAMRKITGNIGKSGCTVIFLNQLRLKIGITYGNPETTTGGNALKFYASVRLDIRRIQTLKRGTEEYGIRAKVKVAKNKVAPPFRIAEFDILFGKGISTLGCLLDLADETNVVTRKGAWYSYEGDNIGQGRDNTITWLEQNPESKEIIEKLVKDKLTEGSEVSANSMRPLAAAARHASLRPSLSQVSANG; encoded by the coding sequence ATGTCAAACGAAGGTAAGTCACTCCAATCGACTGAATCCAAGAAAATAGACGCAAAATCTGGAGAAAAAGAAAAAGCATTAAGCTTAGTAGTTGGGCAAATAGAACGCAATTTCGGGAAAGGTTCGATCATGCGTCTTGGGGACGCGTCAAAGATGCGGGTAGAAACAATATCTACGGGTGCTTTAACTCTTGATTTGGCTCTTGGTGGCGGCTATCCCAAAGGACGTGTAATTGAAGTATATGGTCCCGAAAGTTCTGGGAAAACAACGCTGACATTACATGCGATAGCTGAGATTCAACGTAACGGCGGAGTTGCTGCATTTGTAGATGCAGAACATGCTCTTGACCCAGTCTATGCAGCTTCTCTTGGTGTTGATGTAGAGAATCTTCTAGTATCTCAACCGGATACAGGCGAGATGGCATTGGAAATCGTTGACCAACTTATTAGATCTGCTGCAGTCGATCTAGTAGTTGTTGATTCAGTCGCTGCACTTACGCCTCGTTCAGAGATAGAAGGAGAGATGGGTGACCATTCAGTAGGTGCTCAAGCTCGTCTTATGAGTCAAGCAATGAGAAAAATTACTGGAAATATTGGCAAGTCTGGTTGCACAGTGATTTTCTTAAATCAATTACGTCTAAAAATTGGTATTACATATGGGAATCCAGAAACAACCACTGGTGGAAACGCTCTTAAATTTTATGCCTCTGTAAGATTAGATATTCGTCGTATTCAAACGTTAAAGAGAGGAACTGAAGAATATGGAATTCGTGCAAAAGTAAAAGTCGCAAAAAACAAAGTTGCGCCTCCATTCCGAATAGCCGAATTTGATATTCTATTTGGAAAAGGAATTAGTACTCTTGGTTGTCTTCTGGATTTAGCAGATGAGACTAATGTCGTTACTCGTAAAGGAGCTTGGTATAGCTATGAAGGTGACAATATTGGGCAAGGAAGAGACAATACCATTACTTGGCTTGAACAAAATCCTGAATCAAAAGAAATAATTGAAAAATTAGTTAAAGACAAATTAACTGAGGGCTCAGAAGTAAGTGCTAATTCAATGAGACCATTAGCCGCGGCTGCTCGACATGCTTCATTACGACCAAGCCTAAGCCAAGTTTCAGCTAACGGCTAA
- a CDS encoding DUF2839 domain-containing protein — MGEARRRSKQGLNPRSKKNSRNESPRIVSWFPVTQAQRDQFIQLSIRAGWVGIAALVILWIIVRFVGPAAGWWIPADIR; from the coding sequence ATGGGAGAAGCTCGCCGAAGATCTAAACAAGGCTTAAACCCTCGTAGTAAGAAAAACTCTAGGAATGAGTCTCCTCGTATTGTTTCTTGGTTTCCTGTTACGCAAGCGCAGAGAGATCAATTTATACAATTAAGTATTCGTGCAGGATGGGTAGGTATTGCTGCTTTAGTTATTCTTTGGATTATTGTTCGCTTTGTTGGGCCTGCTGCGGGGTGGTGGATTCCTGCAGACATCAGATAA
- a CDS encoding helicase: MLEVNSHKHLKKYYQNNLALWPHNLTLTRLISRSLIRKDNTFIQLSSDSRNFWWPGLLIPLCLHNKNIVLILSERQRRLLFEVELPKLRYSRLGFNYVEGIELTPSDKEVWVLSYQDLIFAHEKDLLENRQLIFPESEFISSELRESMSIKITPKDWEDLIASHSCFEASIIEVHERLTRSLFSHSVSSEAFIRIDHRELLALKKILKDDLPSTMPWKRALNAASNEWVTWAKLDNRKLSWDWYIQPLTPLQTLSGLLSKNTLLMLTNSGQSDSFFLDLNSKKFTFTVKVNLGNKFDQEPIPLFVPERQPLPNTAHFYRHILRQCQRLILGRTRPTIILVDDLQLRLQITSELSGEFGLRVVHETTDIETNGIICCSCNWWIMHQYNLPTPDQLIFPVVPLPTLESPWIAAKVEILKHQGRDWFREFLFPETLTILLKSLAIIRGKNVRVAILDGRMRYRSWGKLIFEALEPWVELERLLPY; this comes from the coding sequence ATGCTTGAGGTTAATTCACATAAACATCTAAAAAAATACTATCAAAACAATCTTGCTCTATGGCCTCATAATTTGACCCTAACAAGATTGATCTCCAGAAGCTTAATTCGTAAAGATAATACTTTTATTCAACTATCAAGTGACAGTAGAAATTTTTGGTGGCCTGGCCTCTTGATTCCACTTTGTTTGCATAACAAGAACATTGTTCTGATTCTTTCAGAGAGACAACGTCGACTATTGTTTGAAGTGGAATTGCCAAAGCTCAGATATAGTCGATTAGGTTTTAATTATGTTGAAGGGATTGAATTAACTCCCTCAGATAAAGAGGTTTGGGTCCTAAGTTATCAAGATCTTATTTTTGCACATGAAAAAGATTTATTAGAAAATCGCCAATTAATATTTCCTGAATCTGAGTTTATTTCTAGTGAGCTTAGAGAATCTATGTCTATTAAAATCACTCCAAAAGATTGGGAGGATTTAATTGCTTCTCATTCATGTTTTGAAGCTTCAATTATTGAAGTTCATGAGCGCCTAACTCGAAGTCTTTTCAGTCATTCAGTAAGTTCTGAGGCTTTCATAAGAATTGATCATAGGGAACTTTTAGCATTAAAAAAAATTCTCAAAGATGACTTACCTTCCACAATGCCTTGGAAACGAGCTCTTAATGCGGCCAGCAATGAATGGGTAACATGGGCGAAACTAGATAATAGAAAACTTAGTTGGGATTGGTATATTCAACCTTTGACTCCTTTGCAAACTCTCTCGGGTTTGTTATCAAAAAATACTCTTTTAATGTTGACTAATTCAGGTCAAAGCGATTCTTTCTTTTTAGATTTAAATAGTAAAAAATTTACTTTCACTGTAAAGGTGAATTTAGGAAATAAATTTGATCAAGAACCTATTCCTTTATTTGTTCCAGAAAGACAACCTTTGCCAAATACGGCTCATTTTTATCGTCATATTCTAAGACAGTGTCAAAGATTAATTCTTGGTCGTACTCGTCCAACTATTATTTTGGTAGATGATTTGCAACTACGACTTCAGATAACTAGTGAATTGTCTGGAGAATTTGGATTGAGAGTAGTTCATGAAACTACTGATATTGAGACTAATGGGATTATTTGTTGTAGTTGTAATTGGTGGATTATGCATCAGTACAATTTGCCAACACCAGATCAATTGATTTTTCCAGTTGTTCCATTGCCCACTTTAGAATCACCCTGGATTGCCGCTAAAGTTGAAATACTTAAGCATCAAGGTCGTGACTGGTTTCGAGAATTCCTTTTCCCTGAAACTCTTACTATCCTTCTCAAATCGCTTGCAATCATTAGGGGTAAAAATGTTCGAGTCGCTATACTTGACGGCCGCATGCGGTATAGAAGTTGGGGAAAACTAATATTTGAAGCTCTTGAGCCATGGGTTGAGTTAGAGCGTTTATTGCCTTATTAA
- a CDS encoding prephenate/arogenate dehydrogenase — protein sequence MELKTKTSANIGIVGLGLIGGSLGLDLQKLGFTVCGITHREKTAQKAKERKLAQIVSTDPSILKSCSLIYIALPLEQLLNPSTALINAIPRNAVVTDVGSVKVPILNTWNKLHPRFVASHPMTGTEESGVDAGRHNLFKNKPWVVTPSKETDQKALEIVHQIALSLGSQWISSEAQIHDEAVGLISHLPVLISAALLNTLSADAKPTLYSLAKSIASSGFADTSRVGGGNPTLGVSMAKFNKKNIERHLASYRHSLDLFEKYLLEENWSELEKILINTQEERQNFILKPTK from the coding sequence ATGGAGCTTAAAACAAAAACTTCTGCAAATATAGGAATTGTTGGATTAGGTCTAATTGGAGGCTCCTTAGGCTTAGATCTCCAAAAGCTTGGATTTACAGTGTGTGGAATTACGCATCGAGAAAAAACTGCACAAAAAGCCAAAGAAAGAAAACTAGCCCAAATTGTTAGTACTGATCCAAGTATTTTAAAGAGTTGTTCTCTTATTTATATTGCGTTACCACTTGAGCAGCTTCTAAATCCTTCAACAGCTTTAATCAATGCTATTCCTAGAAATGCTGTTGTTACTGATGTTGGATCTGTAAAAGTCCCTATTTTAAATACTTGGAACAAGCTCCATCCCCGTTTTGTAGCAAGTCATCCAATGACAGGAACGGAAGAATCTGGCGTAGATGCAGGTCGACATAATTTATTTAAAAACAAGCCATGGGTAGTTACTCCAAGTAAAGAAACTGATCAAAAAGCCCTCGAAATAGTGCACCAAATTGCTTTGTCACTTGGGAGTCAATGGATAAGCTCTGAAGCTCAAATACATGATGAAGCTGTAGGCTTAATTTCACATTTACCAGTTCTAATTAGCGCGGCATTGCTGAATACACTCAGTGCAGATGCAAAGCCCACCTTATATTCACTGGCAAAAAGTATTGCATCCAGTGGGTTTGCTGACACCTCTAGGGTCGGAGGTGGAAACCCAACACTAGGAGTCTCCATGGCAAAATTTAACAAGAAAAATATAGAGAGACATTTGGCCTCTTATAGACATTCTCTAGATCTGTTTGAAAAATATTTACTTGAAGAGAACTGGAGTGAGCTAGAAAAAATACTAATCAATACTCAGGAAGAAAGACAGAATTTTATTTTAAAACCTACTAAGTAA
- the crtD gene encoding C-3',4' desaturase CrtD, with translation MSEESIIVVGGGIAGLTGAALLAKEGYQVTLVEAHSQLGGCAGTFSRGSYTFDVGATQVAGLEKGGMHHRLFNYLDIPLPDAKILDPGCSVVLGDGSRPINLWHDPLRWKKERQEQFPGSEIFWSLCSKIHESNWAFVERDPILPVRNFWDLSQLIRAIRPSNLLTGFLSKLTIADLLAITGCHKDRRLRSFLDLQLKLYSQEPASRTAALYGATVLQMAQAPRGLWHIHGSMQILSDVLKDSFLRDGGRLLIGHRVTKILNKKKSHIFDVNVIDRRKNLIQLKASDIVFSLPPQSLLDLIPIDGGLSRAYRDSIKKLSKPSGALVFYGALRRTYLPVDCPGHIQIFDENFGSLFISISMEDDQRAPAGMATLNASVFVDINQWSNLDSQSYARKKSILSKQIRTILNKKFDLLETSWDHQELSTPRSFERWTGRPGGIVGGLGQHPDQFGPFGLASRTPLRGLWLCGDSIYPGEGTAGVSQSAMMVVRQLMESKGRHLNIPVFT, from the coding sequence ATGTCTGAAGAATCTATCATTGTTGTTGGGGGAGGGATAGCTGGCTTAACAGGTGCTGCTCTTCTGGCTAAAGAAGGTTATCAGGTAACTTTGGTCGAAGCACATAGTCAATTAGGTGGTTGTGCAGGAACTTTTAGCAGAGGTTCTTATACCTTTGATGTAGGCGCTACTCAAGTTGCAGGACTTGAAAAGGGGGGGATGCATCATCGTTTATTTAATTATTTAGATATTCCGTTACCTGATGCAAAAATTTTAGATCCTGGATGTTCAGTCGTTCTTGGTGATGGGAGTAGGCCAATCAATCTGTGGCATGATCCCTTGAGATGGAAGAAAGAAAGACAAGAACAGTTTCCTGGGAGTGAGATCTTCTGGTCCTTATGTTCTAAAATTCACGAAAGTAACTGGGCATTTGTCGAAAGAGATCCAATACTTCCGGTAAGAAATTTTTGGGATTTAAGTCAATTAATTAGAGCCATACGTCCTTCCAATCTTTTAACAGGTTTTTTGAGTAAGTTGACTATTGCAGACTTGCTTGCAATAACTGGTTGTCATAAAGATAGACGTCTACGAAGTTTTTTAGACCTTCAATTAAAACTTTACTCTCAAGAGCCAGCAAGTAGAACGGCAGCTTTATATGGTGCAACTGTTCTTCAAATGGCCCAAGCCCCAAGAGGGCTATGGCATATTCATGGATCCATGCAAATTCTTAGCGATGTGTTGAAAGATAGTTTTTTGAGAGATGGTGGAAGACTGTTGATTGGGCATAGAGTAACCAAAATATTAAATAAAAAAAAATCACATATTTTTGATGTCAATGTGATTGATAGAAGAAAGAATTTGATACAGCTGAAAGCGTCAGATATTGTTTTTAGTTTGCCTCCTCAATCTCTTTTAGATTTAATTCCTATTGATGGAGGTTTATCAAGAGCATACCGTGACAGTATAAAAAAATTATCCAAGCCTAGTGGTGCCCTTGTATTCTATGGAGCTCTTCGTCGTACTTACTTACCAGTTGATTGTCCAGGGCATATTCAAATATTTGATGAAAATTTTGGCTCTTTATTTATTTCTATAAGTATGGAAGATGATCAGCGTGCACCAGCTGGAATGGCTACTTTAAATGCAAGTGTATTTGTTGATATTAATCAATGGTCTAATCTAGATAGCCAATCTTATGCCAGAAAAAAAAGTATTTTATCAAAACAGATTAGAACTATTTTAAATAAAAAGTTTGATTTGCTAGAGACGAGTTGGGATCATCAAGAACTGTCAACCCCAAGAAGCTTTGAAAGGTGGACAGGACGTCCTGGTGGGATCGTCGGAGGGCTTGGTCAACATCCAGATCAATTTGGTCCTTTTGGCTTGGCGAGTAGGACCCCTCTTAGAGGTTTATGGCTTTGTGGAGATTCAATATATCCTGGCGAAGGTACAGCTGGTGTAAGCCAATCAGCCATGATGGTTGTCAGGCAACTCATGGAATCTAAAGGTAGACATTTGAATATCCCTGTCTTTACTTAG